One part of the uncultured Bacteroides sp. genome encodes these proteins:
- a CDS encoding DUF1599 domain-containing protein: MKDTKQQFEHVIALCRDLFFKKLHDYGPAWRILRPASVTDQIFIKANRIRSIETKGVSLVDEGVRSEFIAIVNYGIVGLIQLELGYAESADITVDEAMVLYDKYANSALELMLAKNHDYDEAWRSMRITSYTDLILMKIYRTKQIESLSGQTLVSEGIDANYMDMINYSVFGLIKIEFGDKESAK; this comes from the coding sequence ATGAAAGATACTAAGCAACAATTTGAACATGTTATAGCTCTCTGTCGTGATTTGTTTTTTAAGAAGCTTCATGATTACGGACCAGCATGGCGCATTTTACGTCCGGCTTCTGTGACAGATCAGATTTTTATAAAAGCAAATCGTATACGCTCAATTGAGACTAAAGGAGTTTCATTGGTAGATGAAGGAGTTCGGTCTGAATTTATAGCTATTGTAAATTATGGAATTGTAGGATTAATTCAGCTTGAATTAGGATATGCAGAATCTGCAGATATCACTGTTGATGAAGCGATGGTTTTGTATGATAAATATGCTAATTCCGCTTTAGAATTGATGCTGGCTAAAAATCATGATTATGATGAGGCTTGGAGATCTATGAGAATAACCTCGTATACAGATCTTATTTTAATGAAGATTTACAGGACTAAACAAATAGAAAGCCTGTCCGGGCAAACTTTGGTTTCGGAAGGAATAGATGCCAACTATATGGATATGATTAATTATTCTGTATTTGGTTTGATAAAAATTGAATTTGGAGACAAAGAATCAGCAAAATAG
- the ndk gene encoding nucleoside-diphosphate kinase produces MEQTLVILKPCTLQRGLVGEITKRFERKGLRLAGMKMIQLTDDILSEHYSHLSTKSFFQRVKDSMMTAPVIVCCYEGVDAIQVVRTLAGPTNGRLAAPGTIRGDFSMSFQENIIHASDSPETAKAELNRFFKPDELFEYKVATFDYLYANDEF; encoded by the coding sequence ATGGAACAAACTTTGGTAATACTAAAGCCTTGTACTCTTCAAAGAGGATTAGTTGGTGAGATAACCAAACGTTTTGAACGGAAAGGTTTGAGACTTGCAGGAATGAAAATGATTCAATTAACAGATGATATTCTAAGTGAGCATTATTCACATCTTAGCACAAAATCATTCTTTCAACGCGTGAAAGATTCAATGATGACCGCTCCTGTTATTGTATGTTGCTATGAAGGTGTGGATGCTATTCAAGTTGTTCGTACGTTGGCTGGACCAACAAATGGACGTTTGGCTGCTCCCGGAACAATTAGAGGTGATTTTAGCATGAGTTTTCAAGAAAATATTATTCATGCTTCCGATTCACCCGAAACTGCGAAAGCAGAGTTAAACAGATTTTTTAAACCCGATGAACTCTTCGAGTATAAAGTAGCTACATTTGATTATTTGTATGCTAACGATGAGTTTTAA
- the folE gene encoding GTP cyclohydrolase I FolE, whose protein sequence is MMTKEEALNFQIEELKKNYHNILEILGEDVDREGLLKTPERVAKAMITLTRGYGEDPHEVLRSAKFKEDYNQMVIVKDIDFFSLCEHHIIPFYGKVHVAYIPNGYITGLSKIARVVDIFSHRLQVQERMTLQIKECIQQTLNPLGVMVVVEAKHMCMQMRGVEKQNAITTTSDFSGAFKNATTRSEFMDLIAHK, encoded by the coding sequence ATGATGACTAAGGAAGAAGCTTTGAATTTCCAAATAGAAGAATTAAAGAAAAACTATCATAATATATTAGAAATATTAGGAGAGGATGTAGACAGAGAAGGTTTGTTGAAAACTCCCGAACGAGTAGCCAAGGCAATGATTACTTTAACCAGAGGATATGGAGAAGATCCTCACGAAGTACTTCGCTCTGCTAAGTTTAAAGAGGACTACAACCAAATGGTGATAGTTAAAGATATCGATTTCTTTTCTCTTTGTGAACATCACATAATTCCTTTTTATGGAAAAGTTCATGTAGCTTATATTCCTAATGGTTATATTACTGGTCTAAGCAAGATTGCCCGCGTAGTTGATATTTTCTCCCATCGTTTGCAGGTTCAGGAAAGAATGACTTTGCAGATTAAGGAATGCATTCAGCAAACTCTTAACCCATTAGGAGTAATGGTGGTTGTTGAAGCAAAGCATATGTGTATGCAGATGAGAGGAGTTGAAAAGCAGAATGCAATTACTACTACTTCTGATTTCTCGGGAGCTTTTAAGAATGCTACAACTCGTAGTGAATTTATGGACCTTATTGCCCATAAATAG
- a CDS encoding TonB family protein, whose protein sequence is MAKINLASEEWCDLIFEGRNKGYGAYKMRMDAPRRHNLSLLIIVLLTAFFIAVPELIKLATPEQKEVMTEVTTLSKLDEAEVKDKKLNKVEPIAPPPPPLKSSVKFVAPVIKKDSEVRDEDEMKSQEQLQESKVTISIADVKGNDEEHGKDIAEIKQVVTQAPVEEVEEKPYTAVEQMPQFPGGEAELLKYIFDKLRYPTISQENGVQGKVYIRFVVSKTGEVKDAQVMRSLDPYCDKEALRVIRTLPKWIPGKQNGVNVPVYYVVPITFKLQ, encoded by the coding sequence ATGGCAAAAATTAATTTAGCTTCTGAAGAATGGTGTGACTTAATATTCGAAGGAAGAAATAAAGGGTACGGTGCATACAAAATGCGTATGGATGCTCCAAGGAGACATAATCTGTCTTTGCTGATTATTGTTCTTTTGACTGCATTCTTTATAGCTGTACCAGAACTTATTAAATTGGCTACTCCTGAACAAAAAGAAGTTATGACTGAAGTCACTACTTTATCTAAGTTGGACGAAGCTGAAGTAAAGGATAAAAAGTTGAATAAGGTTGAGCCTATCGCTCCTCCTCCTCCTCCTTTAAAGAGTTCTGTGAAATTCGTAGCTCCTGTAATTAAGAAAGACTCTGAAGTTAGAGATGAAGACGAAATGAAGAGTCAGGAACAATTGCAAGAATCTAAGGTTACTATTTCTATCGCTGACGTAAAAGGTAACGATGAGGAACACGGTAAAGACATTGCTGAAATTAAGCAAGTTGTAACTCAGGCTCCTGTAGAAGAAGTAGAAGAAAAACCTTATACAGCTGTAGAGCAGATGCCTCAGTTCCCAGGTGGTGAAGCAGAACTTTTGAAATACATTTTCGATAAATTGAGATATCCAACAATTTCTCAGGAAAATGGTGTTCAAGGTAAAGTTTATATTCGTTTTGTTGTTTCTAAAACCGGTGAAGTTAAAGATGCACAAGTAATGCGTTCTTTGGATCCTTATTGTGACAAAGAAGCTCTTCGTGTAATCCGTACTCTTCCTAAATGGATTCCTGGTAAACAAAATGGTGTGAACGTTCCTGTATATTATGTAGTGCCTATTACCTTTAAATTACAATAA
- the dnaG gene encoding DNA primase produces the protein MIDQATVDRIIDAAQIVDVVSEFVTLRKRGVNYVGLCPFHNEKTPSFSVSPSKGLCKCFSCGKGGNAVHFIMEHEQLSYYEALKFLAKKYNIEIKERELSNEEKQAQNARESMFIVNGFARDYFQDILVNHIDGKAVGMTYFRQRGFRDDIIKKFQLGFSTDVRDALVQEAQRKGYQKEFLLKTGLCYERDDHSLSDRFRGRVIFPVHTLSGKVVAFGGRILTTDKKVAKYVNSPESEIYHKSSELYGIYFAKQAIVKQDRCFLVEGYTDVISMHQSGIENVVASSGTSLTSGQIRLIHRFTNNITVLYDGDMAGIKASIRGIDMLLEEGMNIKVVLLPDGDDPDSFARKHNATDFQTYINEHEVDFIRFKANLLIDEAGKDPMKRAELISDIVRSISVIPEAIVRSVYIRECSQLLRVEERLLQMEMGKLIEKQQEKNNKPAYNEAQFPPPIEEIIPEEIYQSFIPAEGKEGSEFYQYERLIMSALVRYGEKVMCNMTTEEGEETPTTVIEYITNDLKQDDLKFHNPIHRKILSEAGAHLKDNNFICARYFIAHPDPLISKLAAELSSDRDQLSKYHTKGQHIITDDERLHELVPSLMTSFKNAIIEEELKHIMYALQDPENSKSEEKYTAIIKRYKDIERIRNMMAKRLGDRVFLKK, from the coding sequence ATGATTGATCAAGCTACCGTAGATAGAATTATTGATGCTGCACAAATTGTAGATGTAGTATCTGAATTTGTAACCTTACGCAAAAGAGGTGTGAATTATGTAGGGCTCTGTCCTTTTCATAATGAAAAAACGCCATCTTTCAGTGTATCTCCCTCTAAAGGATTATGCAAGTGTTTCAGTTGCGGAAAAGGTGGAAACGCTGTTCATTTTATTATGGAGCATGAACAATTATCTTATTATGAAGCTCTGAAATTTCTGGCAAAAAAGTACAACATTGAGATAAAGGAAAGAGAGCTCAGCAACGAAGAGAAGCAAGCCCAGAACGCCAGAGAGAGTATGTTTATTGTAAATGGCTTTGCCAGAGATTATTTTCAAGATATTCTTGTGAATCATATAGATGGAAAAGCAGTAGGAATGACTTACTTCAGGCAGAGAGGATTTCGCGATGATATTATAAAAAAATTCCAACTTGGGTTTAGTACTGATGTACGTGATGCCTTGGTACAGGAGGCACAGAGAAAAGGATATCAAAAAGAATTTCTACTGAAGACCGGACTGTGCTATGAACGCGATGACCATTCCTTAAGTGACCGTTTTAGAGGAAGAGTTATTTTTCCGGTTCATACTCTATCCGGAAAGGTTGTAGCATTCGGAGGCCGAATTCTTACTACAGACAAGAAAGTAGCCAAATATGTTAATTCGCCCGAATCTGAAATATATCACAAAAGTAGCGAGCTATACGGTATATATTTCGCCAAGCAAGCTATTGTTAAACAAGACAGGTGCTTTCTTGTAGAAGGATATACCGATGTTATTTCCATGCATCAGTCCGGTATTGAAAATGTTGTTGCTTCGTCCGGTACATCCTTAACATCGGGGCAGATCAGATTAATTCATCGTTTTACAAATAATATCACCGTGCTTTACGACGGAGATATGGCCGGAATTAAAGCCTCAATTAGAGGTATAGACATGCTTCTGGAAGAAGGAATGAACATCAAGGTAGTATTGTTACCTGACGGAGATGATCCGGATTCTTTTGCCAGAAAGCATAACGCAACAGATTTCCAGACATATATCAATGAGCATGAAGTAGACTTTATCAGATTTAAAGCTAATCTGTTAATTGACGAAGCAGGAAAAGATCCGATGAAGCGCGCAGAGCTTATTTCGGATATTGTAAGAAGTATATCTGTAATACCCGAAGCAATAGTCAGATCAGTATATATAAGAGAATGTAGTCAATTACTAAGAGTTGAAGAGAGACTGCTCCAGATGGAGATGGGGAAATTAATTGAGAAGCAACAGGAAAAGAATAACAAACCTGCATACAACGAAGCTCAGTTCCCTCCTCCTATAGAAGAAATCATTCCCGAAGAGATTTATCAGTCATTTATTCCGGCTGAAGGAAAAGAAGGAAGCGAATTTTATCAGTACGAACGTCTTATCATGAGCGCACTTGTAAGATATGGTGAGAAAGTTATGTGCAATATGACAACTGAAGAGGGAGAAGAAACTCCGACTACAGTTATTGAATATATCACCAATGACTTAAAACAGGACGATTTAAAGTTCCACAATCCTATCCATCGAAAGATTCTATCTGAAGCAGGGGCACATTTAAAAGATAATAACTTTATCTGCGCAAGATATTTTATTGCACACCCAGATCCATTAATAAGTAAACTAGCAGCAGAACTTTCGAGTGACCGCGACCAACTAAGTAAATATCACACCAAAGGGCAGCATATAATAACAGACGATGAACGATTACACGAGTTAGTACCTTCTCTTATGACCAGTTTTAAGAATGCCATTATAGAGGAGGAGCTAAAACACATTATGTATGCACTTCAGGATCCTGAGAATAGTAAATCTGAAGAAAAATATACGGCCATAATAAAACGCTATAAGGATATAGAAAGAATACGTAATATGATGGCCAAAAGACTTGGTGACAGAGTTTTTTTAAAAAAATAA
- a CDS encoding biopolymer transporter ExbD — protein MSADVEQKDSGKGKKGKQKKMKTRVDFTPMVDMNMLLITFFMLCTSLSKPQTMEISMPTNDKVDESLQTKVKASQAVTLILGEKDKVYYYLGEFKAGDNSLLQATSYTATGIRDLLLSKNRSIVAKVNDLKQQKKNLKISAEECAAKIAEAKEEKGSPTVIIKAADKSTYKNLIDALDEMQICCISKYVIVPITDGEKALLATAQGVK, from the coding sequence ATGAGCGCTGATGTAGAACAAAAAGATAGCGGAAAAGGAAAAAAGGGAAAGCAGAAAAAAATGAAAACCCGCGTCGACTTTACGCCGATGGTGGATATGAACATGTTGCTTATTACTTTCTTCATGCTTTGTACATCTTTGAGTAAACCTCAAACGATGGAGATAAGTATGCCAACTAATGATAAGGTTGATGAATCTCTACAGACTAAAGTCAAGGCTTCTCAAGCTGTAACTTTAATTCTTGGTGAAAAAGATAAGGTTTATTATTATCTAGGTGAGTTTAAAGCTGGTGACAATTCTTTGTTGCAAGCTACTTCTTATACTGCTACTGGGATAAGAGACTTACTTCTGAGCAAAAACAGAAGTATTGTAGCGAAGGTTAATGATTTGAAACAACAGAAAAAGAATTTGAAAATTTCTGCTGAAGAATGTGCTGCAAAAATTGCTGAAGCTAAGGAAGAAAAAGGTTCTCCTACAGTTATTATCAAAGCAGCAGACAAATCAACATACAAAAATCTTATTGATGCTCTAGACGAAATGCAGATTTGCTGTATTAGTAAGTATGTTATTGTACCTATCACTGATGGCGAGAAAGCTTTATTAGCTACTGCCCAAGGTGTGAAATAA
- a CDS encoding biopolymer transporter ExbD produces the protein MAKVKVAKKDTFIDMTAMSDVTVLLLTFFMLTSTFVQKEPVKVTTPGSVSEIKIPEKNVLSILVDPEGRVFMALDKPADMEQTLVSVGEQYGVKFTPKQIANFRKNTTFGVSMKKMSTFLDLPERDQDEALKREGIPTDSVDNQFKVWVKAARTTNPDLRIAIKADQNTPYSVIKKVMNSLQDIKENRYNLITSLKAVEAEKK, from the coding sequence ATGGCTAAAGTAAAAGTTGCAAAAAAGGACACTTTCATCGATATGACAGCGATGAGTGACGTTACTGTATTGCTCTTGACCTTTTTTATGTTGACATCAACCTTCGTACAAAAGGAACCAGTAAAAGTAACGACACCAGGTTCTGTTTCTGAAATTAAAATTCCAGAAAAGAATGTCCTCTCAATCCTTGTCGATCCAGAAGGCAGAGTATTTATGGCTCTGGATAAACCAGCTGACATGGAGCAAACACTTGTAAGTGTGGGAGAACAATATGGTGTGAAATTTACACCAAAACAAATTGCGAATTTCAGAAAGAACACCACATTTGGTGTTTCGATGAAGAAAATGAGCACTTTCTTGGATTTACCTGAAAGAGATCAGGATGAAGCTCTTAAAAGAGAAGGTATACCTACAGATAGTGTTGACAATCAATTCAAAGTATGGGTAAAAGCTGCTCGTACTACGAATCCAGATCTACGTATTGCTATTAAAGCTGACCAGAATACTCCTTATTCTGTAATTAAGAAAGTAATGAATTCACTTCAAGACATAAAAGAAAACAGATATAATCTGATTACTTCTTTGAAAGCTGTTGAAGCCGAAAAAAAATAG
- a CDS encoding BT_3928 family protein, translating into METKNQQNRILDVWVNLCRFLLGIVFVFSGFVKAIDPLGSTYKIQDYAEAFGLTSFMPDFLPLTLAIFLAVFELSVGGYLLFGIRKNTSTALALLMLIFMTPLTFYLALKNPVSDCGCFGDALVLTNWQTFYKNIVLLIAAISCFFWKPRIIRLVSEKTQWLIALYIIFFGLVLSIYCYRNLPILDFRPYKIGTNVLQSMLIPEGAKKSIYENFFTLEKNGVKKEFTLENYPDSTWKFVDSRTVLKEKGYEPPIHDFSITEMKTGEDITNKILTDKGYTFLLIAHRIEEADDNDIDLINEIYDYSVENSYSFYCLTSSLDTQIEQWKGKTGAEYPFCFSDDVTLKTIIRSNPGLVLIKNGVILNKWHHSNLPDEYALSGKLDKLEIGHQKLVDDKHTIILVILWFIIPLLFVLGLDLLVIKRLDKKRQRNLINPLKNRKMRKNIVAGNWKMNKTLAEGLALAKELNEVMANEKPNCDVIIGTPFIHLASVAAAIDTNKIGVAAQNCADQESGAYTGEVSAAMVASTGAKYVILGHSERRAYYHETAEILKEKVALALANDLTPIFCIGEVLEEREAGKQNEIVYSQLAGSLFDLSAEDFSKIVLAYEPVWAIGTGKTATAEQAQEIHAYIRSTIVEKYGKEVADNTSILYGGSCKASNAKELFANPDVDGGLIGGASLKVADFKGIIDAFNA; encoded by the coding sequence TTGGAGACAAAGAATCAGCAAAATAGAATTTTGGATGTATGGGTGAATCTTTGTAGATTTCTCCTTGGCATTGTATTTGTTTTCTCGGGTTTCGTGAAAGCTATAGATCCGCTTGGTTCTACCTATAAGATCCAGGATTATGCTGAGGCCTTTGGATTAACTTCATTTATGCCTGATTTTCTCCCTCTTACCCTTGCTATTTTTCTCGCTGTTTTTGAACTTTCAGTGGGAGGATATCTTCTTTTCGGGATTCGGAAAAATACAAGTACTGCATTAGCTCTGTTGATGCTAATCTTTATGACTCCTCTCACTTTTTATTTAGCTCTAAAAAATCCTGTTTCTGATTGTGGCTGTTTTGGTGATGCCTTGGTTTTGACTAACTGGCAGACTTTTTACAAAAACATAGTATTGCTTATTGCTGCAATTTCTTGCTTTTTCTGGAAACCTCGGATTATTAGACTTGTCAGCGAAAAAACTCAGTGGCTAATTGCTTTATATATTATCTTTTTTGGCTTAGTTCTATCCATTTACTGTTATCGGAACTTGCCAATTTTAGATTTCCGTCCTTATAAAATTGGAACTAACGTACTTCAGAGTATGTTGATACCTGAAGGAGCGAAGAAAAGTATTTATGAGAATTTCTTTACTCTTGAAAAGAATGGAGTAAAGAAAGAATTTACATTGGAAAATTATCCGGATAGTACCTGGAAATTTGTTGATTCAAGAACTGTTTTAAAAGAGAAAGGTTACGAACCTCCAATTCACGACTTCTCTATTACTGAAATGAAAACAGGGGAGGATATAACGAATAAGATACTAACTGATAAAGGTTACACTTTCTTATTGATAGCGCATCGAATTGAAGAAGCTGATGATAATGATATTGATTTAATCAATGAAATTTATGACTATAGTGTTGAGAATAGCTATTCTTTCTATTGCCTTACCTCTTCTTTAGATACTCAAATAGAACAGTGGAAAGGTAAAACTGGTGCAGAATATCCTTTCTGTTTTAGTGATGATGTTACTTTAAAAACAATAATTCGTTCTAATCCGGGATTGGTCTTGATTAAAAACGGGGTTATTTTAAATAAGTGGCATCATTCAAATTTGCCGGATGAATATGCTCTTTCTGGAAAGCTTGATAAGCTTGAAATAGGTCATCAGAAATTGGTTGATGATAAACATACTATTATTCTGGTTATATTATGGTTTATAATCCCTCTGTTATTTGTATTGGGATTAGACTTGTTAGTGATTAAACGACTTGATAAAAAACGACAAAGGAATTTAATTAACCCTTTAAAAAATAGAAAAATGAGAAAAAACATTGTTGCAGGAAACTGGAAAATGAACAAGACCCTTGCTGAAGGTTTAGCATTGGCAAAAGAGTTAAATGAAGTAATGGCTAACGAAAAGCCAAATTGTGATGTAATTATCGGTACTCCTTTTATTCATCTTGCATCTGTAGCTGCTGCTATCGATACAAATAAGATTGGTGTTGCTGCTCAGAACTGTGCAGATCAAGAATCTGGTGCTTATACTGGTGAAGTTTCTGCTGCTATGGTTGCATCAACAGGAGCAAAATATGTAATCCTTGGTCACTCTGAACGTCGTGCTTACTATCACGAAACTGCAGAAATCCTGAAAGAAAAAGTTGCTTTGGCTTTGGCTAATGACTTGACTCCAATTTTCTGTATTGGTGAAGTTTTGGAAGAACGTGAAGCTGGAAAACAAAATGAAATTGTATACTCTCAGTTGGCAGGTTCTTTGTTTGATCTTTCTGCTGAAGACTTTTCTAAAATCGTTTTAGCTTACGAACCAGTTTGGGCTATTGGTACAGGTAAAACTGCTACTGCAGAACAAGCTCAGGAAATTCATGCATACATCCGTTCTACAATTGTTGAAAAATACGGAAAAGAAGTAGCTGACAACACTTCTATCTTGTATGGTGGTAGCTGCAAAGCTTCTAATGCAAAAGAATTGTTTGCTAATCCTGATGTTGATGGTGGTCTTATCGGTGGTGCTTCTTTGAAAGTTGCTGACTTCAAAGGTATTATTGATGCTTTTAATGCATAA
- a CDS encoding M23 family metallopeptidase has protein sequence MNFICVKTMLVAAAAMVSLSSFSQDLIARQAPIDRKLKSVDSLALQKQIRAEQAAFPAYSLYPSWNNEYVHAYGRNSETVIPESFTIDLRGFYMPTPSRKITSPFGPRWRRMHNGLDLKVEIGDTIRAAFDGKVRIVKYEARGYGKYIVIRHANGLETIYGHLSKQLVDPDQIVKAGEIIGLGGNTGHSTGSHLHFETRFLGIAINPALMFDFPNQDVVADTYTFNRNSRYERKGATAVAASNDAGDDNVIKYHKVHRGDTLSKIAKERGVTIAELRKMNGLTKKSRLKPGQIIRCS, from the coding sequence ATGAATTTTATTTGCGTTAAAACAATGTTAGTAGCTGCCGCGGCAATGGTAAGTCTGAGTTCTTTTTCTCAGGATCTTATTGCACGTCAGGCTCCTATTGACAGAAAATTAAAGAGTGTTGATTCCTTAGCTTTACAGAAACAGATAAGAGCTGAACAAGCTGCTTTTCCTGCTTACAGCTTGTACCCAAGCTGGAATAATGAGTATGTGCATGCTTATGGAAGAAATTCTGAAACAGTTATACCCGAATCGTTCACAATTGATCTAAGAGGCTTTTACATGCCTACTCCAAGCAGAAAAATCACATCTCCATTCGGCCCTCGTTGGAGAAGAATGCATAATGGACTTGATTTGAAAGTTGAAATTGGTGATACAATTCGCGCGGCGTTTGATGGGAAAGTACGTATTGTAAAATATGAAGCTCGTGGATATGGGAAATATATTGTAATACGTCATGCAAACGGACTTGAAACGATTTATGGGCACTTGTCTAAACAATTAGTAGATCCGGATCAAATAGTTAAAGCTGGCGAAATTATCGGTTTGGGAGGTAATACAGGACACTCAACTGGTTCTCACCTCCATTTTGAGACTCGCTTTTTAGGTATTGCTATAAATCCGGCATTAATGTTTGATTTTCCAAATCAGGATGTTGTAGCTGATACATATACATTTAATAGAAATAGTAGATATGAACGCAAGGGAGCTACTGCTGTTGCAGCTTCTAACGATGCCGGTGACGATAATGTTATTAAGTATCACAAAGTTCATAGAGGAGATACACTTTCTAAAATTGCAAAAGAAAGAGGAGTTACTATTGCTGAGTTGCGTAAAATGAATGGTCTCACAAAGAAATCAAGACTAAAACCAGGTCAGATTATACGTTGTTCATAG
- a CDS encoding MotA/TolQ/ExbB proton channel family protein has product METTQKKSKKTSVKGIKNAGLVILACLVIAVCFYNFVLGNPSNFVNNDPSNNPLPGKLLGTMYKGGVIVPIILTLLFTVLSLSVERYIAISSAYGKGSLTKFVANIKVALEKGDLKGAQAICDKQRGSVANVVGATLLKYDEMEKDASLSKEQKLLAIQKELEEATALELPMMTENLPIIATITTLGTLFGLLGTVIGMIRSFAALSSGGGADSTALSQGISEALVNTACGIATGALAVISYNYYSNKIDKLTFSLDEVGFSIVQTFAASH; this is encoded by the coding sequence ATGGAAACTACTCAAAAAAAATCTAAGAAAACGTCTGTTAAAGGTATTAAAAACGCGGGTCTTGTAATTCTAGCGTGTTTGGTTATTGCAGTTTGCTTTTATAATTTTGTATTAGGTAATCCTTCAAACTTTGTGAATAATGATCCTTCGAATAACCCTCTTCCAGGTAAGCTTCTAGGTACTATGTACAAAGGTGGTGTTATCGTACCTATTATTTTGACTTTGTTATTCACTGTATTGTCATTAAGTGTTGAACGTTATATCGCTATCAGCAGTGCTTATGGTAAGGGTTCTTTAACTAAGTTCGTTGCAAATATTAAAGTTGCTTTGGAAAAAGGTGATCTTAAAGGTGCTCAAGCAATTTGTGACAAACAAAGAGGTTCTGTTGCTAATGTAGTAGGTGCTACTTTGCTTAAATATGATGAAATGGAAAAAGATGCTAGCTTAAGTAAAGAACAAAAGTTGTTGGCAATCCAAAAAGAACTTGAAGAAGCTACAGCTCTTGAATTACCAATGATGACTGAAAATCTTCCTATCATTGCAACTATCACTACTTTAGGTACATTGTTCGGTCTTCTTGGTACAGTAATCGGTATGATCCGTTCATTTGCTGCTTTGTCATCTGGTGGTGGTGCTGACTCTACAGCTTTGTCACAAGGTATCTCTGAAGCGTTGGTTAATACTGCTTGTGGTATTGCTACTGGTGCGTTAGCTGTTATTTCTTACAACTATTATTCAAACAAAATCGATAAATTAACATTTAGCCTTGACGAAGTAGGTTTCTCTATTGTTCAGACATTTGCAGCTTCTCACTAA
- a CDS encoding SPOR domain-containing protein: MKLYPVLLLFLFCLVTGVKAQNNIIKSLERQEPGCGTVTIHQDQRLESLIGSQHTKETKVLKESGYRILVFSGGDSREARNAAYEIEGKVKSYFPQLPVYTIFISPRWLCQAGDYKTIEEAYAMMKKMKQTGAFGEASIVRTQIIIPL; the protein is encoded by the coding sequence ATGAAACTTTATCCTGTTTTACTGTTGTTTTTATTTTGTCTTGTAACAGGTGTTAAAGCGCAAAATAATATAATTAAGAGTCTGGAACGTCAGGAGCCTGGTTGTGGAACTGTGACAATTCACCAGGATCAACGTTTGGAATCTTTGATTGGATCGCAACATACCAAAGAAACAAAAGTTCTGAAAGAATCAGGATATAGAATTCTTGTTTTTTCTGGCGGTGATTCAAGAGAAGCAAGGAACGCTGCATACGAAATTGAGGGAAAGGTGAAAAGCTATTTTCCGCAATTACCGGTTTATACTATTTTTATCTCGCCAAGATGGTTGTGTCAGGCTGGCGATTATAAAACAATAGAAGAAGCGTATGCAATGATGAAAAAAATGAAGCAAACGGGAGCTTTTGGTGAAGCTTCTATTGTAAGAACGCAAATTATTATACCACTATAG